From Pseudomonas sp. B21-028, one genomic window encodes:
- the speE gene encoding polyamine aminopropyltransferase, protein MTTTPAGDYLETLYEGYGQRFRMDKLLHEVRTEHQHLVIFENPRMGRVMALDGVIQTTEADEFIYHEMLTHVPILAHGKAKRVLIIGGGDGGMLREVTKHLGVEHITMVEIDGTVVDMCKEFLPNHSKGAYDDPRLNLVIDDGMRFVSSTQEKFDVIISDSTDPIGPGEVLFSENFYQACHRCLNDGGILVTQNGTPFMQLGEVQTTAGRLRGLFADWHFYQAAVPTYIGGAMTFAWGSTDSAYRKLSRETLHERFIGSGIVTRYYNPEIHLGAFAMPQYVLQAINKPSND, encoded by the coding sequence ATGACGACCACCCCGGCCGGCGACTACCTGGAAACCCTCTACGAAGGCTATGGCCAACGTTTCCGGATGGACAAGCTGCTGCACGAAGTGCGTACCGAACACCAGCACCTGGTGATTTTCGAAAACCCGCGCATGGGCCGGGTGATGGCGCTCGATGGCGTGATCCAGACCACCGAGGCCGATGAGTTCATCTACCACGAAATGCTCACCCACGTGCCCATCCTCGCCCACGGCAAGGCCAAGCGTGTGCTGATCATCGGTGGCGGTGATGGCGGCATGTTGCGTGAAGTCACCAAGCACCTGGGCGTCGAGCACATCACCATGGTGGAGATCGACGGCACCGTGGTGGACATGTGCAAGGAGTTCCTGCCCAACCATTCCAAAGGCGCCTACGACGATCCGCGACTGAACCTGGTGATCGACGACGGCATGCGCTTCGTTTCCAGCACCCAGGAGAAGTTCGACGTCATCATTTCCGACTCCACCGACCCGATCGGCCCGGGTGAAGTGTTGTTCTCGGAAAATTTCTACCAGGCTTGCCATCGCTGCCTGAACGACGGCGGCATCCTGGTGACCCAGAACGGCACGCCGTTCATGCAGCTGGGCGAAGTGCAGACCACCGCCGGCCGGCTGCGTGGCCTGTTTGCCGACTGGCACTTCTACCAGGCAGCCGTGCCGACCTACATCGGCGGCGCCATGACTTTCGCCTGGGGTTCGACCGACAGCGCTTACCGCAAACTCTCCCGTGAAACCCTGCACGAGCGGTTCATTGGCAGTGGCATCGTCACCCGTTACTACAACCCCGAGATTCATCTCGGTGCGTTTGCGATGCCGCAGTATGTGTTGCAGGCGATCAACAAGCCGAGTAACGACTGA